The following are encoded together in the Gasterosteus aculeatus chromosome 7, fGasAcu3.hap1.1, whole genome shotgun sequence genome:
- the LOC120822016 gene encoding short transient receptor potential channel 2, whose product MENLTPEQWREIMSRKMRFPPELIGAIQEGKIELLCGLLKTGDGIIRQLDESEDRQWREALNLSIRLGNESCMDALLQGVKFDFRQIHEALLVAVDTNQPRVVKRLLDRLDQEKGNKMDVRSFSQAIFDHSIDNSQFAPGVTPLTLACQKDLYDIVTMLTKKGHIIPWPHKISCACLECRNGRQYDLLKFSLSRINTYRGIASRAYLSITSEDAMLRAFSLSRELRKLSQKEPEFKPQYLGLEELCQEFAVELLGMCRNQSEVTTILNSCGDESQDSLEEQAFEEGIPNLSRLRLAVNYNQKQFVAHPICQQVLSSIWCGNLAGWRGSRTAWKLLVSVGIFFTMPFLCLVYWIAPKSKFGKVIKTPVIKFLLHSASYLWFLITLLGESMAMEIHQGNFSSRQQNMLHSSFHMVWVVGFFWYECKEVWIEGLRCYFLDWWNCLDVMVLSMYLASFALRLLIMLKGYFLCRDLDGADECTYFTQTERKDWRQEDPQLIAEVLFAVTSMLSFTRLAYILPAHESLGTLQISIGKMIDDMMRFMFILMIIGTAFLCGLNNVYVPYAISPHLGRFNETFHFLFWTMFGVANQDYVDMPQFALAEFVGRVLYGIFTLVIVIVLLNMLIAMITNSFQKIEDDADVEWKFARSKLYLSYFREGLTIPVPFNIIPSPKAVFYILRCIFRQICCCCTLNSENKYPDLPSMTNDKVSEGSQLPYRQQVIRALVQRYIESARREFEETKRKDIGNRITSLTKTVTRMHSDMKVLHQVLMDDGRAASDALTKDGSSFLGKYIVGAKNNFVGFNSKLDEKNTSLEVTVHHRGGGVETEGSKDETDRDVMEMEEGRAKIEPGEEKESENKKQVEADKTEVKEVVVAGKSFNHPEEKQKEEDAAEGIREGEILPKHTETTSQKAQGNKVNNEETDVKKVANKVKDVELREQKVGSEWRNDGAFEPDGPKKSGVSQSNATPAAKKTIPSPTGSSSSHDTGFSDDGAIVTP is encoded by the exons ATGGAGAACCTCACG CCCGAACAATGGCGCGAGATCATGAGCAGGAAGATGCGCTTTCCCCCGGAGCTCATCGGGGCCATTCAAGAGGGGAAAATAGAGCTGCTGTGTGGGCTGCTGAAGACCGGCGACGGCATCATCCGCCAGCTGGATGAGTCCGAGGATCGCCAGTGGAGGGAAGCTCTCAACCTGTCCATCCGCCTGGGCAACGAGAGCTGCATGGACGCCCTCCTGCAGGGGGTCAAGTTTGACTTCCGGCAGATTCACGAGGCCCTGCTCGTTGCTGTAGACACCAACCAGCCCAGAGTGGTGAAGCGCCTGCTGGACCGCCTGGACCAGGAGAAAGGCAACAAGATGGACGTGCGCTCCTTCTCCCAGGCCATCTTTGACCACTCCATTGACAACTCCCAGTTTGCCCCCGGTGTGACTCCTCTGACGTTAGCCTGCCAGAAAGACCTGTATGATATCGTGACCATGCTCACCAAAAAGGGTCACATCATCCCGTGGCCGCATAAGATATCCTGTGCGTGTCTAGAGTGTCGCAACGGCCGGCAGTACGACCTTCTGAAGTTCTCCTTGTCTCGCATCAACACCTACCGTGGCATCGCCAGCCGCGCCTACCTCTCCATCACCTCTGAAGACGCCATGCTCAGAGCTTTCAGCCTCAGCAGAGAGCTCCGTAAGCTCTCGCAGAAAGAGCCGGAGTTCAAG CCTCAGTATCTGGGCCTGGAGGAGCTTTGCCAGGAGTTTGCCGTTGAGTTGCTGGGCATGTGTCGCAACCAGAGCGAGGTGACCACCATCCTGAACAGCTGCGGAGACGAGAGCCAGGACTCTTTAGAGGAGCAGGCCTTTGAGGAGGGAATCCCCAACCTGTCCCGTCTGCGTCTTGCCGTCAACTACAACCAGAAGCAG TTTGTGGCCCACCCAATCTGCCAGCAGGTGCTGTCATCTATCTGGTGTGGGAACCTGGCAGGCTGGAGAGGCAGCAGGACGGCCTGGAAGCTGCTTGTATCCGTGGGGATCTTCTTCACAATGCCCTTCCTCTGCCTCGTCTACTGGATCGCACcaaagtcaaag TttgggaaggtaataaagactCCTGTGATCAAGTTTCTCCTCCACTCTGCCTCCTATCTGTGGTTTCTCATCACGTTACTCGGAGAATCGATGGCAATGGAGATTCATCAGGGCAATTTTTCATCCCGGCAGCAGAACATGCTGCACAGCTCCTTCCACATGGTGTGGGTGGTCG GATTCTTCTGGTACGAGTGTAAGGAAGTGTGGATCGAGGGGCTGCGGTGCTACTTCCTGGACTGGTGGAACTGCCTGGATGTGATGGTGCTCAGCATGTACCTGGCGTCTTTTGCGCTACGTTTGCTTATAATGCTCAAAGGTTACTTCCTCTGCCGTGACCTCGACGGCGCAGACGAGTGCACCTACTTCACTCAGACCG AGCGCAAGGACTGGCGTCAGGAGGACCCGCAGCTGATCGCAGAGGTGCTGTTTGCCGTGACGAGCATGTTGAGCTTCACGCGGCTGGCGTACATCCTGCCAGCGCACGAGTCCCTGGGGACCCTGCAGATCTCCATCGGGAAGATGATTGACGACATGATGAG atttatGTTTATACTGATGATCATTGGAACGGCCTTCCTCTGTGGCCTCAACAATGTCTATGTTCCTTATGCCATCTCTCCACATCTTGGCAG GTTTAATGAGACGTTCCACTTCCTCTTTTGGACCATGTTCGGCGTGGCCAACCAGGATTATGTGGACATGCCACAGTTTGCGTTGGCGGAGTTTGTCGGAAGGGTGCTGTACGGCATCTTCACGCTCGTCATCGTCATTGTCCTGCTCAACATGCTTATTGCCATGATCACCAACTCCTTTCAGAAAATTGAG GACGATGCAGATGTTGAGTGGAAATTTGCCAGATCGAAGCTGTACCTTAGTTACTTCAGAGAAGGGCTCACCATTCCTGTGCCCTTTAATATCATCCCCTCCCCCAAAGCTGTGTTTTACATATTAAG GTGTATCTTCAGAcaaatctgctgctgctgcactttgaattctgaaaacaaatatcCAGACCTGCCATCCATG ACCAATGATAAGGTATCTGAAGGCAGCCAGTTGCCTTACCGCCAGCAGGTGATCAGAGCTCTGGTGCAACGCTACATTGAATCGGCACGCAGGGAGtttgaggagacaaagagaaaag ATATCGGAAATCGGATCACTTCGCTGACCAAAACGGTCACCAGAATGCACAGTGACATGAAAGTGCTCCACCAGGTTTTGATGGATGACGGACGCGCTGCAAGCGACGCGTTGACAAAAGACGGCTCCTCCTTTCTGGGAAAATACATCGTTGGTGCCAAGAACAATTTCGTAGGTTTTAACAGCAAACTAGATGAGAAAAACACCTCACTTGAAGTGACAGTGCACCATAGAGGAGGAGGGGTCGAGACAGAGGGATCGAAGGACGAAACGGATCGGGATGTGATGGAAATGGAGGAAGGCAGAGCTAAAATAGAAccaggagaagagaaggaaagtgaGAATAAAAAGCAGGTGGAAGCAGACAAAACTGAAGTAAAGGAGGTAGTGGTGGCAGGGAAGAGTTTTAATCATCCAGAGGAGAAGCAAAAAGAAGAGGATGCAGCAGAAGGAATAAGAGAGGGCGAGATActccccaaacacacagagacgaCCTCCCAAAAAGCTCAGGGCAACAAAGTCAACAATGAAGAGACGGACGTAAAGAAAGTGGCGAACAAGGTCAAAGACGTAGAGCTGCGAGAACAAAAAGTGGGGTCAGAATGGAGGAATGATGGCGCATTTGAACCCGATGGACCAAAGAAGTCTGGTGTCAGCCAGAGCAACGCAACACCCGCAGCCAAGAAAACCATTCCCTCGCCAacgggcagcagcagctcccacGACACGGGCTTCAGTGATGACGGGGCGATAGTGACACCATAG
- the LOC120822018 gene encoding ribonucleoside-diphosphate reductase large subunit, whose product MHVIKRDGRHEGVTFDKITSRIQKLCYGLNCDFVDPAQITMKVIQGLYSGVTTVELDTLAAETAATLTTKHPDYALLAARIAVSNLHKETKKVFSDVMEDLYNYVNPLNKKHSPMISKEMHDVVLENKGRLNSAIIYDRDFSYNFFGFKTLERSYLLKINGKVAERPQHMLMRVAVGIHQGDIDAAIETYNLLSEKWFTHASPTLFNAGTNKPQLSSCFLLAMKDDSIEGIYDTLKQCALISKTAGGIGLAISCIRATGSYIAGTNGNSNGLVPMLRVYNNTARYVDQGGNKRPGAFAVYLEPWHSDVFDFLELKKNTGKEEQRARDLFFAMWIPDLFMKRVESNQDWSLMCPSDCPGLNECWGEEFEQLYTRYEKEGRAKRVVKAQQVWYGIIESQTETGTPYMLYKDACNRKSNQQNLGTIKSSNLCTEIVEYTSKDEVAVCNLASIALNMYVTSERSFDFKKLASVTKVIVKNLNKIIDINYYPVIEAERSNKRHRPIGIGVQGLADAFILMRFPFESPEAQLLNIQIFETIYYAALEASCELAAELGPYETYAGSPVSKGILQYDMWDKTPTDLCDWDALKAKIATHGVRNSLLLAPMPTASTAQILGNNESIEAYTSNIYTRRVLSGEFQIVNPHLLKDLTERGLWSEEMKNQLIAQNGSIQGIEGIPDELKRLYKTVWEISQKTVLKMAADRGAYIDQSQSLNIHIAEPNYGKLTSMHFYGWQLGLKTGMYYLRTKPAANPIQFTLNKEKLKESAKTDQETKQSNTAAMVCSLANKEDCLMCGS is encoded by the exons ATGCATGTCATTAAACGAG aTGGACGCCATGAGGGAGTCACTTTTGATAAAATCACATCTCGCATTCAGAAGCTTTGCTACGGACTCAACTGTGACTTTGTGGACCCT GCCCAGATTACCATGAAGGTGATCCAGGGTCTGTACAGTGGAGTCACCACTGTGGAGCTGGACACTCTGGCAGCAGAGACCGCGGCCACGCTGACCACCAAACATCCCGACTACGCTCTCCTGGCAGCGCGTATAGCCGTTTCTAATCTCCATAAAGAAACCAAGAAAGTATTCAGTG ATGTGATGGAAGACCTCTACAACTATGTGAACCCCTTAAATAAAAAGCACTCCCCTATGATCTCCAAGGAGATGCATGATGTTGTACTGGAAAACAAGGGT CGCCTGAACTCAGCCATCATCTACGACAGAGACTTCTCCTACAACTTTTTTGGCTTTAAG ACTCTTGAGCGGTCGTATTTGTTGAAGATTAACGGCAAAG ttgCCGAGAGGCCCCAGCACATGCTAATGAGAGTGGCGGTCGGGATTCATCAAGGAGACATCGACGCTGCCATTGAAACCTACAACCTCCTGTCAGAGAAGTGGTTCACTCATGCCTCACCTACTCTGTTCAATGCAGGCACCAACAAGCCACAGCTGTCGAG TTGTTTCTTGCTAGCCATGAAAGATGACAGCATCGAAGGTATTTACGACACCCTGAAACAGTGTGCCCTCATCTCCAAGACAGCTGGAGGTATTGGATTGGCTATTAGTTGCATCAGAGCAACGGGCAGCTATATCGCTGGG ACAAATGGCAATTCCAATGGGCTGGTTCCTATGCTTCGGGTCTACAACAATACAGCACGTTACGTTGACCAGGGGGGCAACAAG AGACCCGGGGCCTTTGCCGTGTACCTGGAGCCGTGGCACTCCGATGTGTTTGACTTCTTAGAGTTGAAGAAGAACACTGgtaaagaggagcagagagccaGAGATCTGTTCTTTGCCATGTGGATCCCTGACCTGTTCATGAAACGAGTGGAGAGCAATCAG GACTGGTCTCTAATGTGTCCCAGTGATTGTCCTGGGTTAAATGAATGCTGGGGAGAGGAGTTCGAGCAGCTTTACACTCG GTACGAGAAGGAGGGCAGGGCCAAGCGTGTGGTGAAGGCCCAGCAGGTGTGGTACGGCATCATTGAGTCGCAGACAGAAACTGGTACACCGTACATGCTCTACAAGGACGCCTGCAACAGGAAGAGCAACCAGCAGAATCTGGGCACCATAAAATCCAGCAATCTGTGCACAGAGATCGTAGAGTACACAAGCAAAGACGAG GTTGCGGTGTGTAATCTGGCATCTATTGCTCTCAACATGTATGTCACCTCAGAAAGGAGCTTTGACTTCAAAAAGCTTGCATCGGTCACCAAAGTCATTGTCAAGAACCTCAACAAGATTATTGACATCAACTATTACCCCGTGATTGAG GCCGAGAGGTCTAACAAGCGCCACAGGCCGATTGGAATCGGAGTGCAGGGTCTGGCCGATGCCTTCATCCTAATGCGTTTTCCCTTTGAAAGCCCGGAGGCCCAGTTGCTCAACATTCAGATCTTTGAGACCATTTACTACGCTGCCCTGGAGGCCAGCTGTGAGCTGGCAGCGGAGCTCGGCCCCTACGAAACCTACGCCGGGTCTCCCGTCAGCAAGGGA ATCCTACAGTATGACATGTGGGATAAAACCCCGACCGATCTGTGTGACTGGGACGCATTGAAGGCGAAAATTGCCAC GCATGGCGTGAGGAACAGTCTGCTCTTGGCCCCCATGCCCACAGCTTCCACCGCCCAGATCCTGGGAAACAATGAGTCCATTGAGGCCTACACCAGCAACATCTACACCCGCAGGGTGCTCTCGGGAGAGTTTCAG ATTGTGAATCCTCACCTGCTGAAGGACCTCACCGAAAGAGGACTGTGGAGTGAAGAAATGAAGAACCAGCTAATTGCTCAGAACGGGTCAATCCAG GGTATTGAGGGGATCCCTGATGAGCTGAAGCGGCTGTATAAAACTGTGTGGGAAATCTCCCAGAAGACTGTCCTCAAGATGGCAGCAGATCGTGGTGCCTACATCGACCAGAGCCAGTCCCTAAATATCCATATTGCAGAGCCAAACTATGGCAAACTGACCAGCATGCACTTCTACGGTTGGCAGTTG GGCCTGAAAACTGGCATGTACTACCTGCGGACGAAGCCTGCCGCCAACCCCATCCAGTTCACTCTCAACAAAGAGAAGTTAAAGGAGTCGGCCAAGACCGATCAGGAGACCAAACAGAGCAACACTGCTGCCATGGTGTGTTCTTTAGCCAACAAAGAAGATTGCCTGATGTGTGGTTCCTAA
- the rnf121 gene encoding E3 ubiquitin ligase RNF121 has translation MAGVFEVEVDGVEHDHGLQHHDEPHQFDVSKLSPEEKWRVEHARMHAKHKGHEAMHAEMVLILIVTLVVAQLVLVQWKQRHPKSYNLVTLFQMWVVPLYFTTKLHWWRFLTTWFIFSVITAYISFRATRKPLACTTPRLVYKWFLLLYKISYATGIVGYTVVMFTLFGINLIFRIKPEDAMDFGVSLLFYGLYYGVLGRDFAEMCADFMASTVGYYSASGMPTKHLSDNICAVCGQPILVDVSEEGIIENTYRLSCNHVFHEFCIRGWCIVGKKQMCPYCKEKVDLKRMFSNPWERPHVMYGQLLDWLRYLVAWQPVIIGFVQGINYVLGLE, from the exons ATGGCCGGGGTGTTCGAGGTGGAGGTTGATGGTGTAGAGCACGACCATGGCTTACAGCATCACGATGAACCGCACCAG tTTGATGTGTCCAAACTTTCACCAGAAGAGAAGTGGAG GGTGGAGCATGCAAGAATGCATGCCAAACACAAAGGTCATGAGGCCATGCACGCAGAGATGGTGCTGATCCTCATCGTCACGCTTGTTGTTGCACAGCTAGTCCTTGTGCAATGGAAACAGAGACATCCAAAGTCATACAAT CTGGTGACTCTGTTCCAGATGTGGGTAGTTCCTCTCTACTTTACAACCAAACTGCACTGGTGGAGGTTCCTGACCACATGGTTTATCTTCTCTGTCATCACAGCGTACATCTCATTCCGTGCCACTCGCAAGCCACTAGCCTGCACCACGCCGAG GCTGGTGTACAAGTGGTTTCTCCTTCTCTACAAGATCAGCTATGCCACGGGAATAGTTGGCTATACTGTTGTCATGTTTACACTTTTTGGTATAAACCTAATATTCAG GATAAAACCGGAGGACGCCATGGACTTTGGCGTGTCACTGCTGTTCTACGGTCTGTACTACGGCGTCCTGGGGagggactttgcagagatgtgtGCAGACTTCATGGCTTCGACTGTTGGG tattACAGTGCATCTGGAATGCCCACCAAGCACCTGTCTGACAATATCTGTGCCGTGTGCGGTCAGCCCATCCTCGTCGATGTCAGTGAGGAGGGCATCATCGAGAACACGTACAGATTATCCTGCAACCATGT GTTCCATGAGTTTTGCATAAGAGGATGGTGTATCGTCGGAAAGAAGCAGATGTGCCCGTACTGCAAAGAGAAGGTGGACCTGAAGAGGATGTTCAGTAATCC TTGGGAGAGGCCACATGTCATGTACGGACAACTTTTAGACTGGCTTCGGTACTTGGTGGCCTGGCAGCCTGTTATCATAGGATTTGTTCAAGGCATCAACTACGTCCTGGGTCTGGAGTGA
- the LOC120821618 gene encoding uncharacterized protein LOC120821618 isoform X2, translating into MKQSSVVQVPQDESPKIIGPHCVKIKAHPGEWLFLNCEAFANSRDTTLIYWLVNGAFPEDLLSSERIVESKESTLDNGAILQRSLMLKNVTREDLQSSFTCVVTNSAGMTTKKIKLAARGKSRPRKALSCVST; encoded by the exons ATGAAGCAGTCTTCTGTTGTCCAAG TTCCTCAGGATGAATCCCCAAAGATCATCGGACCACATtgcgtcaaaataaaagctcatcCAG GTGAGTGGCTGTTTCTTAACTGTGAAGCATTTGCAAACAGTAGAGACACGACGCTCATCTACTGGCTCGTCAACGGCGCTTTCCCCGAAGACCTGCTCAGCTCTGAGAGAATAGTGGAATCAAAGGA ATCAACTTTGGATAACGGCGCGATCCTGCAGAGAAGTTTGATGTTGAAGAACGTCACGAGAGAGGACCTCCAATCCAGCTTCACCTGCGTTGTGACGAACTCCGCTGGGATGACcacaaagaaaatcaaactgGCAGCGAGGGGGAAAAGCAGACCGCGGAAGGCTCTCAGCTGCGTTTCAACTTAA
- the LOC120821618 gene encoding uncharacterized protein LOC120821618 isoform X1, which yields MKQSSVVQALGYLSLLLADGFPVPQDESPKIIGPHCVKIKAHPGEWLFLNCEAFANSRDTTLIYWLVNGAFPEDLLSSERIVESKESTLDNGAILQRSLMLKNVTREDLQSSFTCVVTNSAGMTTKKIKLAARGKSRPRKALSCVST from the exons ATGAAGCAGTCTTCTGTTGTCCAAG CTTTGGGGTATCTGAGTCTGCTGCTTGCAGATGGATTTCCAG TTCCTCAGGATGAATCCCCAAAGATCATCGGACCACATtgcgtcaaaataaaagctcatcCAG GTGAGTGGCTGTTTCTTAACTGTGAAGCATTTGCAAACAGTAGAGACACGACGCTCATCTACTGGCTCGTCAACGGCGCTTTCCCCGAAGACCTGCTCAGCTCTGAGAGAATAGTGGAATCAAAGGA ATCAACTTTGGATAACGGCGCGATCCTGCAGAGAAGTTTGATGTTGAAGAACGTCACGAGAGAGGACCTCCAATCCAGCTTCACCTGCGTTGTGACGAACTCCGCTGGGATGACcacaaagaaaatcaaactgGCAGCGAGGGGGAAAAGCAGACCGCGGAAGGCTCTCAGCTGCGTTTCAACTTAA
- the nlrc3l1 gene encoding NACHT, LRR and PYD domains-containing protein 3, with amino-acid sequence MMADSEFMESPAVSRSSSLGSAVSGRGQSGLDEEEEDDMLYYIPERRPSLDLGPSPMDTSQWHYVDKAFSPAVSYRSMTSAEMSNSMHLEHGSPTRVQLIRADSYSSCYSLDSDDCEKMVPKVKEEKEEKEDSVPELSDTPDVIPEPDLIKNPFLTVAFTFTAISKTLRKLPERDLKEFKMRLWKRYPQSFNTHSQSMDMVDLVDRLLECFSLDVSLHITKILLEEIGKNTMIDYLQTLCIRNEVRHNLSETLKMKYGKVCDGPVQGEKRPLDEVFTDLYITSTCDNGPNIEHEVLTIEKLDSNTNDAKLLSTKDILSTESLEHTHCNLMLLSGLPGSGKSMAVRRLILEWIEGKSHQHVSLMFPLPFRELKQFENSPVSMMEILQTLYPETKKLREEDYRCDDCKIMFIFDGLDEYSGALDFHYAFPLSDLSESTTLNVIVVNLLRDKLLYQGLFLITSRTQLKRSIPWDTHYEEIDVRGFLDPQKNEYFRKRFKDPDQAARVIAYVDSSRTLRIMCHLPLFCSLVGDEFQHIFGEPAAPAQPPSNIAYMYTKLLSALTRRRRKHRAPDLSPDKEIEFFMKLGGLAFNMLEQGQFKISRYDWKELGIPVEEAVINSGLCTQYLTCPIVLHHENYISFIHPTVQEYMAALYAFLSFTNQGKNIFVRHVRGRVKGFFKVPTVIDLFKSAVDSSLRCEDGKLDIFTRFLLGMGLKTNLELLQPLCTCTVKWPTFAADAVGFIRERMRGNVSQGRKTHLTRCLDELR; translated from the exons GCATTATGTGGACAAGGCCTTTTCTCCAGCTGTGAGCTACAGATCAATGACAAGTGCAGAGATGTCAAATAGCATGCATCTGGAACATGGATCCCCCACAAG GGTTCAGCTGATCAGAGCAGATTCATACTCAAGCTGCTATTCATTGGACAGTGACGATTGTGAAAAGATGGTCCCCAA ggtaaaagaggaaaaagaggaaaaagaggattCCGTCCCTGAGCTTTCTGACACACCTGATGTCATACCAGAGCCAGATCTAATAAAGAATCCTTTCCTGACAGTAGCGTTCACTTTCACG GCTATTTCCAAAACCCTTCGGAAGCTGCCCGAGAGAGACCTTAAGGAGTTCAAGATGAGGCTGTGGAAGCGTTACCCTCAGTCATTCAACACTCACTCCCAAAGCATGGACATGGTGGACCTTGTGGACCGCCTGCTCGAGTGTTTCAGCCTGGATGTTTCTTTGCATATCACCAAAATCCTTCTTGAGGAAATTGGAAAAAACACGATGATTGATTATCTTCAGACTCTGTGCATTAGAA ATGAAGTACGTCACAATTTGAGCGAAACTCTGAAGATGAAATACGGCAAAGTATGTGACGGTCCTGTGCAGGGAGAGAAGAGACCACTAGACGAAGTCTTCACCGATCTCTACATAACCTCGACCTGTGACAACGGCCCAAATATTGAACATGAGGTCTTGACTATAGAAAAGCTGGACAGTAACACGAATGACGCGAAACTGCTTTCTACCAAAGACATACTGAGCACTGAAAGCCTGGAACACACCCACTGCAATTTAATGCTGCTCTCGGGATTGCCGGGGTCCGGGAAGTCTATGGCGGTGAGAAGGTTGATCCTCGAGTGGATTGAAGGGAAGTCCCACCAACACGTCTCCCTCATGTTTCCTTTGCCCTTCAGAGAACTCAAACAGTTTGAGAATTCTCCCGTCTCCATGATGGAAATACTACAAACGCTCTACCCGGAAACCAAGAAACTGAGGGAGGAGGATTACAGATGTGACGACTGCAAAATAATGTttatctttgacggtctggacgAGTACAGCGGGGCGCTGGACTTTCACTACGCTTTCCCTCTCAGCGACCTGTCGGAGTCCACCACGCTGAACGTGATCGTGGTGAACCTCCTCAGAGACAAGCTGCTCTACCAAGGCCTCTTCCTCATCACCTCTCGAACTCAGCTGAAGCGCTCCATTCCCTGGGACACGCACTACGAAGAGATAGATGTGCGCGGCTTCCTCGACCCTCAAAAGAACGAGTACTTTCGAAAGAGGTTCAAGGACCCGGATCAGGCGGCTCGAGTCATTGCGTACGTCGACTCCTCCAGAACCCTCCGCATCATGTGCCACCTGCCCTTGTTCTGCTCGCTGGTCGGCGATGAGTTCCAGCACATCTTTGGGGAGCCCGCGGCGCCGGCGCAGCCGCCCAGCAACATCGCCTACATGTACACCAAGCTGCTCTCCGCGCTCACCCGGCGGCGGCGCAAACACCGAGCTCCGGATCTTAGCCCGGACAAAGAGATAGAGTTCTTCATGAAACTCGGAGGTTTGGCGTTTAACATGCTGGAGCAAGGACAGTTTAAGATCTCAAGGTACGACTGGAAGGAGCTTGGAATCCCGGTCGAGGAGGCCGTGATCAACAGCGGCCTCTGCACGCAATACCTCACGTGTCCAATCGTGCTGCATCACGAGAACTACATCAGCTTCATACACCCTACGGTGCAGGAGTACATGGCGGCACTTTACGCGTTCCTCTCCTTCACCAACCAGGGGAAGAACATTTTCGTGCGGCACGTGAGAGGCAGGGTGAAAGGGTTTTTCAAGGTGCCCACGGTGATAGACCTGTTCAAGAGTGCCGTGGACAGCAGTCTGCGGTGCGAAGACGGCAAACTGGACATATTCACGCGTTTCCTGCTCGGAATGGGCCTCAAGACCAACCTGGAGCTCCTCCAGCCGCTCTGCACATGTACTGTTAAGTGGCCGACGTTCGCCGCGGACGCCGTCGGATTCATCagggagaggatgagaggaaatGTGTCTCAAGGCAGGAAAACCCACTTGACCCGCTGCCTCGACGAGCTGAGGTGA